One region of Pseudomonas alvandae genomic DNA includes:
- a CDS encoding ABC transporter substrate-binding protein, producing the protein MKPSVKALLVSTCMTLSSVSFGAQTLTIATVNNSDMIRMQKLSKTFEAEHPDIKLNWVVLEENVLRQRLTTDIATQGGQFDVLTIGMYEAALWGAKGWLEPMKDLPASYDLEDVFPSVRDGLSVKGSLYALPFYAESSITYYRTDLFKDAGLTMPEHPTWTQIGEFAEKLTDKSKEQYGLCLRGKAGWGENMALITTLANGFGARWFDEKWQPQFNGPEWKDALNFYVDNMKKSGPPGASSNGFNENLALFNSGKCAVWVDASVAGSFVTDKTQSKVADHVGFTFAPHEKTDKGTSWMYSWSLAIPTSSKAKDAAKVFTTWATSKEYGQLVAKTDGIANVPPGTRTSTYSDEYMKAAPFAKVTLESLKVADPKAPTLKPVPYIGIQLVTIPEFQAIGTQVGKFFSGALTGQQTVDQALTAAQSTTEREMKRAGYPK; encoded by the coding sequence ATGAAACCTTCGGTAAAAGCTCTGCTTGTCTCCACCTGCATGACCCTCAGCAGCGTCAGTTTCGGCGCACAAACCCTGACCATTGCCACCGTCAACAACAGCGACATGATCCGCATGCAAAAGCTCTCGAAGACCTTTGAGGCCGAGCACCCGGACATCAAGCTGAACTGGGTGGTGCTCGAAGAAAACGTCCTGCGCCAACGCCTGACCACCGACATCGCCACCCAGGGCGGGCAATTCGACGTGCTGACCATTGGCATGTACGAAGCTGCACTCTGGGGCGCCAAGGGCTGGTTGGAACCCATGAAAGACCTGCCGGCTTCCTACGACCTGGAGGACGTCTTCCCTTCCGTGCGCGATGGTTTGTCGGTCAAGGGCTCGCTGTACGCCCTGCCGTTCTATGCCGAGAGTTCGATCACCTATTACCGCACGGACCTGTTCAAGGATGCCGGGCTGACCATGCCCGAACACCCGACCTGGACCCAGATTGGCGAGTTCGCGGAAAAACTCACCGACAAATCCAAGGAACAATATGGCCTGTGCCTGCGGGGCAAGGCCGGTTGGGGCGAGAACATGGCGCTGATCACCACCCTCGCCAACGGCTTTGGTGCGCGCTGGTTCGATGAGAAGTGGCAGCCGCAGTTCAATGGACCCGAGTGGAAGGATGCGCTGAACTTCTACGTCGACAACATGAAGAAATCCGGCCCGCCGGGCGCGTCCAGCAACGGTTTCAACGAGAACTTGGCGCTGTTCAACAGCGGCAAGTGCGCGGTCTGGGTCGATGCCAGCGTCGCCGGTTCGTTCGTGACCGACAAGACCCAGAGCAAGGTGGCCGATCACGTTGGGTTCACCTTCGCGCCCCACGAGAAAACCGACAAGGGCACCTCGTGGATGTACTCCTGGTCCCTGGCAATTCCGACCAGCTCCAAAGCCAAGGATGCGGCCAAGGTCTTCACCACTTGGGCAACGTCCAAGGAGTACGGTCAGTTGGTCGCCAAGACCGACGGCATTGCCAACGTCCCACCGGGTACCCGCACCTCGACCTACAGCGACGAATACATGAAGGCCGCACCGTTTGCCAAGGTGACGCTGGAATCGTTGAAAGTTGCTGACCCGAAAGCCCCGACCCTCAAGCCCGTGCCCTACATCGGCATCCAGTTGGTGACCATCCCCGAGTTCCAGGCCATCGGCACCCAGGTGGGCAAGTTCTTCTCGGGCGCGCTGACCGGCCAGCAGACCGTGGACCAGGCCTTGACCGCCGCGCAGTCCACCACTGAACGCGAGATGAAGCGCGCTGGGTATCCCAAGTAA
- a CDS encoding AraC family transcriptional regulator translates to MTRTARVTDPSYELMDDHNGLSIIYRQHGFPCPLVRWHFHKEYELHLIVASSGKVFIGDYIGNFSPQSLFLTGPNLPHNWISQVEEDEVVPKRDMLVNFTDELFESGNQVFAELKTLAPLLERAQYGIEFRCKRTVRQAMILMQRIADSQGMSRLGYFFILMELLASCDDYQLLSGATSTQAADEHSIDRTNRAVDYIFAHYARELPLEEVAEHLGMKPTYFSRVFKQATGRCFIEFVNRLRISKSCELLADGDKPVTDVCFESGFNNISNFNRRFQQLKGMTPSHYRRLAVQRLTEQNQG, encoded by the coding sequence ATGACCCGCACAGCCAGAGTCACCGACCCTTCCTACGAGTTGATGGACGATCATAACGGCCTGTCCATCATCTACCGCCAGCACGGTTTCCCCTGCCCGCTGGTACGCTGGCATTTCCACAAGGAATACGAGCTGCACCTGATCGTCGCGAGTTCGGGCAAGGTCTTCATCGGCGATTACATCGGCAACTTTTCCCCGCAGTCGCTGTTCCTCACCGGCCCCAACCTGCCCCACAACTGGATCAGCCAGGTGGAGGAGGATGAAGTGGTGCCCAAGCGTGACATGCTGGTGAATTTCACCGATGAGCTGTTCGAAAGCGGCAACCAGGTATTTGCCGAACTCAAGACCCTGGCGCCGCTGCTGGAACGGGCTCAATACGGCATCGAGTTCCGCTGCAAGCGCACAGTCCGCCAGGCGATGATACTTATGCAGCGCATTGCCGATTCCCAGGGCATGAGCCGACTGGGCTATTTTTTCATCCTCATGGAATTGCTGGCGAGCTGCGACGACTACCAATTGCTTTCAGGCGCCACCTCCACGCAGGCGGCGGACGAGCACAGCATTGACCGTACCAACCGCGCGGTGGATTACATTTTCGCCCACTACGCCCGCGAATTGCCCCTGGAGGAAGTGGCCGAGCACCTGGGCATGAAACCCACCTATTTCAGCCGGGTTTTCAAGCAAGCCACCGGGCGCTGCTTCATCGAGTTCGTCAATCGCCTGCGCATCAGCAAATCCTGCGAGCTGCTGGCCGATGGCGACAAACCGGTGACGGACGTGTGCTTTGAATCGGGTTTCAACAATATTTCCAATTTCAACCGGCGCTTCCAGCAACTCAAGGGCATGACCCCTTCTCATTACCGGCGGCTGGCGGTGCAACGGTTGACCGAGCAGAACCAGGGCTGA